One window from the genome of Rhizoctonia solani chromosome 15, complete sequence encodes:
- a CDS encoding Retrotransposon-derived protein PEG10, with product MGINSLVSAIKIDNTHCKNKENCPKKQPAKSLAPMATSTSTTTTHRVQISKDLNYITPEERDCCCASGLCVKCGQKAHGIKQSPHRWKATIKETAKVAKDSELGKD from the exons atgggaataaattccctggtatcag CCATCAAAATTGATAACACCCACTGCAAGAACAAGGAGAATTGCCCCAAGAAGCAGCCTGCTAAGTCCCTGGCCCCcatggccacctccacttccaccactaccacccaCAGGGTCCAAATATCCAAGGATCTGAATTACATCACaccagaagaaagggattgTTGCTGTGCATCAggcctctgtgtcaaatgtGGTCAAAAGGCCCATGGCATAAAACAGAGCCCCCACAgatggaaggccaccatCAAGGAGACTGCCAAGGTGGCCAAGGACTcagaattgggaaaagattga
- a CDS encoding Retrotransposon gag protein — MATRSRSTARPPSPLNQGELGPAISATADEPTSLEPKVYGEISLGQAISLILGLQNQILRLEQELEETKEATKEARDWMGAVDQALTRIEARGGAPHTPEDRKPPACAPCLLGRPLQSSPCLRATNSRPGPPTSPYSPSAFAYPPLLPQIPQPAAPVAAYQAPVKVDHPDAYTGKIGNEARQWLTRMLAWVRLNQRMFPTDQETLSFLLMNMKDVAGAWAHPHLDQLGSHRALIQSVDNFRTEFLAAFGNPDATQAAERQITHLTQTGTCAEYITKFRTIAMDLDWNDAALRGQFARGLHWEVSRLIATRERRPTTLLELQNAALVIDNALREERASHPPKGNKSGAPTTNPNRGASTGQQATRPGRLSSDPNFVSKEEQNCRRAEGLCIKCGKAGHKFAECRTGWKATPKEEGVKKEAAKIGKESGPKLGKD; from the exons atggcaacccgctcccggagcaccgctcgtcccccgtcccctctcaatcaaggagagttgggacccgctATTTCGGCAACCGCCGATGAGCcaacaagccttgaaccCAAGGTCTACGGGGAAATATCCCTTGgacaagcaatctcccttatcctgggattgcaaaatcaAATCCTCCGACTTGAGCAGGAACTCGAGGAAACAAAGgaagcaacaaaggaagcccgagactggatgggcgcagtcgatcaagccctcactcgcattgaggctaggggtggagccccccacacaccagaagaccggaaacctccggca tgcgccccttgTCTCCTGGGCCGTCCCCTCCAAAGCTCCCCCTGCCTTCGCGCAACCAACTCCCGTCCGGGCCCCCCCACGagtccatactccccctccgcctTTGCCTATCCGCCTCTGCTCCCCCAAATCCCACAACCagcggcccctgtagccgcCTATCAAGCCCCTGTCAAGgtagaccaccctgacgcctatacggggaaaatagggaacgaagcccgccaatggctcacgcggatgttggcatgggtacgtctgaACCAaaggatgttcccaaccgaTCAGGAGACCTtgtcattcctcctgatgaatatgaaggacgtagcaggagcctgggctcacccccatcttgaccaactagggtcccacagggccctgATTCAATCGGTCGACAACTTCAggacggagttcttggctgcattcGGCAACCCAGATGCTACGCAAGCCGCTGagcggcaaatcacccaccttactcagacaggcacctgtgctgagtacattacaaagttcaggaccattgccatggacctggattggAATGACGCCGCCCTCCGTGGGCAATtcgcacgtggcctccactgggaggtcagccgcctcattgccacCCGAGAACGGCGCCCCACCacactccttgagctgcagaatgcggccctggtcattgacaacgccctccgtgaggagcgcgccagccacccgcctaagggtaataagtctggtgCCCCCACTACCaaccccaataggggggcgagtaccggccaacaggccacgaGACCAGGACGCCTCTCCAGcgatcccaactttgtctccaaggaggagcaaaactgccgcagggctgaaggcctctgcatcaaatgcggtaaaGCGGGCCataaatttgcggaatgccgcactggctggaaagccacacccaaggaggaaggtgtcaaaaaggaagccgccaagatcggcaaagagtctggacccaaattgggaaaagactaa
- a CDS encoding Retrovirus-related Pol polyprotein from transposon, translating to MSRTLPNQYKGDTRGRKATQWLDCMLLWVALHCNQFDEEEQMVVWILYHMEDKAANWALPIIGTIIKGKPNAPTTIPTMTAWFKEAFANPNTKQAAAQKIAALTQTASTAERSSRPVSSNRTPWDTRLSREDSPSNPFGPTRYSIEQSSPEELVIPQPIQPYESPIKPHASMPALEDPQAGPSSSRRISPHSHKSSSRHSPRLSPLEYEAIQEADKLAKPSSSIRKPSSFGNKASSATFQRMIPVFGLPDIEMLEPSSSKPQPSEPMNSHELKRSKGKTSEAHISKHRETQAALLDPNDRSFTNDPAIQKYLPYSPSTTLYPLNEESPGEFNYQPDCTQMTSWCRKNPQANSFRKVYRQLGRVFYHVEIPPAHENCYPSPSCEQWASHYFKLLDTVVTFRPTCCITTKLVPAQEINHWPEYGKLHIDLNKLIKRTVQSVYDMEELLPIPEWPEHDCLFTSHSFEVAAVTYRDQMERFIQKLYEILGRQLQTGPPSPVISAGHLSEVEPGQEHLRDRTLQLKQDMTLLVPKGSRASSVTPQEAAQENLLRSLIKPTSQVTIASPLLPDPQVSPPTVTLHTSSSTPPGQPPSSLHSSKASLTVTMQPRYLGPDNGTTLIPSEPLPSPPSSIATSSSRSIPLGRIPEESPHVTLQVPPTLERTERLRREAARSLGPRPPTPRPTIVPSTSSEETLPSSPRGNASVPIAQPSAIPPFNIQALENYINNLSDGSIDGLSSSESSTGRDQVAPELIAPATPADSITSVSSAATHTMQIPVAQSTPRIRSQVEEDNVRNIPYNPPLSNAARRVSLAGPSIPLRDPPPHADFINCRSSLGANWRSSGRPAIPAESFTRVSTIPEERSSRLAESAHRRPTSSPESRRTPLSIHTNLPYLQEQPAPVTREEANMSRRGNFLAPLLAPVPQLQVPPAPPIDRTRLPPHIVGRMVSSRRFSELFNDPPPRDQLRDRLAPLAEGGGGNDPPYDSNEGDFDNSGKRRNNPPRRNGGGPPNDPEDPGNEPYAQANAARARPFNPAPVHFDTKLKPDIIPEWDGDTKKLSRWMTSINNIAEYSSYTRIQLGQQIPLRFTGRALRWFNALDKDYRQIITEDWPALRQAITIHFMNRTFLNRSKNEAMRIRFRDKDHSEETPEDYVIRKMEALTIVSDWTDSELIFEIMNGAPKSWTTHIDTSRIVTWEDFLDKIAWHEEDLLGKDSSHNSDIQRQLHQMQSTLKRLEGNRHSRPSARSHLAGSKPVGWHQNNPPPKYPKDDSTVSKGKTPKDKKARPCRHCGSMMHWDRDCKHAKKNSRFVRSHMAQADDDEWEAQEAYEDLCDEAYLDETEYDTEGEESVSEEEQDFHKPLQSLAVSTSSAKPSSGSQEEQHGLEGTTVSQGTNSADQGSKESDSSVFSGYVQPKLPTRKSLNKKLKMASSHTAIAKIGEEITLKRLMSRPPGTAFFGSKATIIKGWLQTSNGPKKRITFDSGSEITLINESILKTLDPSPRVRIGQKLKLIQVTGNSSLSQYISLPIIFDTEQGLVKMIVEAYIVPNMNTPFILGTDFASQYQLSLVRNGEGTRIVFGDTGRSIPVEESDSSPRIDQQGNTFMVEVAQGFIKNSEKIKISKKAYKKRLQHRKLPPNTVKVKVYETVTIPAHTIKLIKVKTIWKEGQASDCLIDRNNPKIQVSNLSEHPLRLQGGEILGYMHDPNEYLAKEKDITKEEKDSIIKYATLVQAMVQRKAEEKPTAQEEELMKSPEGGPKTAEVPDPEPVPSDRFLQEVNFSEHLTPNQRAKLEKVLRKHELAFGLDGRLGTHNTQLEIRLRPGTKEISLTPYHASPAKREVIDKQIEEWLKLGVIEPSKSAWGFPVIVVYCNNKPRLCVDYRRLNEVAVPDEYPLPKQTDILHALEGSQWLTTLDALAGFTQLTIKEEDREKLAFRCHNGHWQPTKLLFGYRNGPAEFQRVMNRILSRFLWQFALVYIDDIVIYSVEFEDHCNHLDQVLGAIEEAEITLSPKKCHIGYQSLLLLGQKVSRLGLSTHKEKVDAILELEPPKNVPTLQTFLGVMTYFSSYIPFYSWIVAPLFKLLKKGTAWSWEEKEQQAFELAKEALASAPVMAYPIIGKPYRLYTDACDYGLGGILQQVQSIKIKDLKGTKAYKYLRGEYDKGNPVPRMTIPASKQRDNVTGGDTWDKQDFEETTVQVEQVIAYWSRILKEAERNYSPTERKALALKEALVKFQVYLEGAEFVAITDHAALTWSKTYNNVNRRLMTWGLVFSAYPGMQIVHRAGRVHDNADPISRLRRRTPYHTSPLADQSTPLKLNMEEDPLRNLYKEINERFEEKLLRVASAFTQSYKIGNSQKPIKKWIPTPAEAISYQTTTSYSVEISINSEEITRFIEAYKKDSHFKQVMEEFKSHHNPLNPPFHQYQIGDNGLIYFIDSQEKYWLCVPRDLQVDILKENHDNLNQGAHAGYAKTYHQIASAYYWPKMARSIQKGFLQPLPIPQQPFEVVSMDFIMDLPLSNNYNAILVIVDKLTKYGHFIPCTTQIDEVQTAQLFHDHIWCHYGLPRQVITDRDARWTGAFWGHLVSMLRIWQALTTAHHPQSDGQTEILNQTTEVAIRVFTNPAKDNWSKLLSGFAHSYNTSVHTSTQQTPAFLLRRFQPLTSANLLALTSENIPRPAQESQTAEEFKESMELAQSLAKDALKVAQNYQQKYYNSDKTHVTFEPGDLVLINPHSLNLLKHQSGKGNKLNMRYEGPFEVMESISPVAYRIRLPASYRIHPIINIAHLESYKASPPEFGSRPTQNIPREDFQQMPEYEVERIVEERTIKKGNKRIRQYKICWLGYSSEHDRWRTEKELRNAPEVIKEWKRTSGSTIHHNHRKKKEF from the exons atgtccaggacactccCCAACCAATATAAGGGGGATACCAGAGGACGCAAAGCCACCCAGTGGCTGGACTGCATGTTACTTTGGGTAGCTCTCCATTGCAACCAgtttgatgaggaggagcagatggtggtatggataTTATACCACATGGAAGACAAGGCTGCCAactgggccctccccatcattggcaCCATCATTAAGGGCAAGCCCAATGCCCCCACCACCATTCCTACTATGACAGCCTGGTTCAAAGAGGCCTTTGCCAATCCCAACACCAAACAGGCAGCAGCGCAAAAGATTGCTGCCCTCACCCAGACTGCCTCCACAGCAGA AAGATCAAGTAGACCTGTATCCTCTAATAGGACCCCTTGGgacacaagactttcaagagaag atagtcccagcaacccttttggacctactaggtactctattgagcaatcctctcctgaggagctagtgattccccaacctatccaaccctatgaatcacccatcaagccacatgcttccatgccagccttggaagaccctcaagcaggacctagtagctcaagaagaaTATCACCCCACtctcataagtcatcatccagacactctccaagattgtctcctttggaatatgaagctattcaggaagcagacaagctagctaagccaagttcttctaTAAGGAAACCTTCATCTTTTGGTAATAAGGCTAGCTCAGCTACCTTCCAGAGAATGATACCTGTATTTGGACTCCCTGATATAGAGATGTTGGAACCTTCCTCTAGTAAACCTCAGCCCTCTGAGCCTATGAactctcatgagcttaagagatctaaaggaaagacttctgaagcccacatatctaagcatagggaaactcaagctgccttactggatcctaatgataggtcttttactaatgacccagcaatccagaagtacctaccctattctccttccactaccttataccctttaaatgaagaatctccaggagaattcaactatcagcctGACTGTACCCAAATGACCTCTTGGTGCAGGAAGAACCCTCAAGCTAATAGTTTTAGGAAAGTCTACAGGCAGCTAGGAAgagtattctatcatgtggagATACCTCCAGCCCATGAGAATTGCTACCCCTCACCTTCTTGTGAGCAATgggcttctcactacttcaaactactagatactgtagtaacCTTTAGACCTACATGTTGCATTACTACCAAGTTAGTtcctgctcaagaaatcaaccatTGGCCTGAATATGGTAAGTTACACATAGACCTGAATAAACTAATCAAGAGAACTGTTCAGAGCGTCTATGACATGGAAGAGCTATTGCCTATTCCAGAATGGCCAGAACATGACTGTTTATTCACCTCTCATTCCTTTGAGGTAGCTGCTGTCACTTATAGGGATCAGATGGAGCGTTTCATTCAAAAGCTATATGagatccttggtagacaacttcagactggaccaccttccccagtcatctcagcaggacatctcagtgaggtagaacctggacaagaacaCCTTAGGGATAGGACTCTACAACTCAAGCAAGATATGACCCTTTTAGTGCCCAAAGgttctagagcctcttctgtcactccacaggaggcggctcaagaaaacttactaagGAGTCTTATCAAACCCACTAGTCAAGTTACTATTGCTAGTCCTTTACTTCCAGATCCTCAAGTTTCTCCTCCAACTGTAACCCTGCACACCTCCAGTAGCACTcctccaggacaacctcctagtagtcttcattcatccaaagcctctcttactgttactatgcaaccTAGGTATTTAGGACCTGATAATGGAACCACACTTATCCCCTCAGAACCTTTACCATCACCTCCTAGCTCTATtgctacttcttcctctagatCTATACCCTTAGGAAGAATACCAGAAGAGTCACCCCATGTAACATTACAAGTCCCACCTACCTTAGAAAGGACTGAGAGACTTAGGAGAGAAGCTGCTAGATCTCTAGGACCTAGACCACCTACTCCTAGACCCACTATAGTCCCTTCCACTAGTTCAGAAGAAACCTTACCATCATCACCTAGAGGTAATGCAAGTGTTCCTATTGCCCAACCTTCAGCtatacctcctttcaatatacaagcccttgaaaactacatcaacaatctttcagatggaagtatagatggcttaagttcttctgaatcatcaactggaagagaccaagtagccccaGAACTAATAGCCCCAGCTACTCCTGCTGATTCTATTACTTCTGTCTCAAGTGCTGCTACTCATACCATGCAAATCCCAGTAGCACAGTCTACTCCCAGGATTAGGAGCCAAGTAGaagaggataatgttaggaatataccttataatccacctttaagcaacgctgctagaagagttagccttgcaggcccaagtattcctcttagagatccacctccacatgctGACTTTATTAATtgcagatcttccttgggagcaaattggcgatcctcaggaagaccagctataccagctgaatcctttaccagagtatctacaatcccagaagagcgctcctctagactagctgaaagtgcccacaggagacctacctcctctcctgaatcaagaagaactcctctaagtatccataccaatttaccttacttacaggagcagccagcaccagttactagagaagaagctaatatgagtaggagaggaaacttcttagcccctctactagcacctgtcccacaacttcaagtacctccagcaccacccaTTGATAGGACTAGGTTACCTCCTCATATTGTAGGACGTATGGTCTCCTCTAGAAGGTTTAGTGAGCTGTTTAATGATCCACCTCCTAGGGACCAACTTAGAGATAGACTAGCTCCCttagctgaaggaggaggaggaaatgacccaccatatgatagcaatgagggagattttgataactctggtaagagaaggaacaacccacctagaaggaatggaggaggacctcccaatgacccagaagatccaggaaatgaaccatatgctcaagcaaatgcagctagagctagacctttcAATCCAGCTCCTGTACATTTTGATACTAAGCTGAAACCTGACATAATCCCAGAGTGGGATGGAGACACTAAGAAGCTGTCgcgctggatgacatccatcaacaacatagctgagtatagtagctacaccagaattcagcttggacagcagattcctctcaggttcacaggaagagctcttagatggttcaatgcattagataaggactataggcaaattataactgaagactggccagcacttaggcaagctatcactatccacttcatgaataggaccttcctgaacagaagcaagaatgaagccatgcgcatcaggttcagggataaagatcattcagaagagaccccagaagactatgtcatcaggaagatggaagctctcactattgtcagtgactggactgactctgaattaatctttgaaatcatgaatggtgctcctaagtcctggaccacgcatatagacacctcaagaatagtcacttgggaagacttccttgacaagattgcatggcatgaggaggaccttttgggaaaagattcttctcataactctgacatacagcgtcaactacaccagatgcaatctactctcaagagactagaaggaaacaggcactctaggccaagtgcgcgctcacacttagcaggatctaaaccagtaggatggcatcaaaataatcctccaccaaaataccctaaggatgactctacagtatctaaaggtaaaactcctaaagacaagaaagctagaccttgtagacactgtggaagtatgatgcactgggatagagactgtaagcatgccaagaagaactccagatttgtgcgatcacatatggcacaagcagatgatgatgaatgggaagctcaggaagcttatgaagatctctgtgatgaagcctaccttgatgaaacagaatatgacactgaaggagaagagtctgtttctgaggaagagcaggattttcataagccccttcagtcattagctgtctctacctccagcgctaagcccagctctggatcccaggaggaacagcatggtctggaggggaccactgtcagccagggtactaactctgctgaccagggcagtaaggaatctgattcatctgtattttctggatatgtacaacccaagctccccactaggaagagccttaataagaaactgaaaatggctagtagtcatacagctattgccaaaattggagaagaaatcactctcaagcgattaatgtcaagaccaccaggaactgctttctttggatccaaagccaccatcatcaaaggttggcttcagacaagtaatggacctaagaagcgcatcacctttgactcaggatcagagatcactctcattaatgagtcaatacttaaaactctagatccatcacctagagtgcgcattggacaaaaactcaagttaattcaagttactgggaATAGTAGCCTATCAcagtatatttcccttcctatcatctttgatactgaacaaggattagttaaaatgattgtagaagCCTATATAGTTCCTAACATGAACACACCCTTTATCCTAGGAACAGACTTTGCGTCTCAGTATCAACTGTCATTAGTTAGGAATGGAGAAggaacaaggatagtttttggggatacaggacgttctattcctgtggaagaatcagattccagcccaagaattgaccaacaaggtaatacttttatggttgaagttgcgcaaggattcatcaagaattctgagaaaatcaagatctctaagaaagcctacaagaagcgacttcaacataggaaattacctcccaatactgtcaaagtaaaagtctatgagacagttactatcccagcgcataccatcaagctcatcaaagtcaagacaatatggaaggaaggtcaagcctctg actgcctgatagataggaacaatcctaagattcaggtttctaacctatcagaacatcctttaagattgcaaggaggagaaattcttggatatatgcatgatcccaatgaataccttgcaaaggaaaaggacattactaaggaagaaaaagacagcattATCAAGTATGCTACCTTAGTACAAGCCATGGTGCAGAGGAAAGCTGAAGAAAAGCCTACTGcacaagaagaggaattaatgaagtcgcctgaaggaggacccaagactgctgaagtacctgacccagaacctgtcccttcagatagattccttcaagaagttaatttctcagaacatctcactcctaatcaaagggctaaactagaaaaagtcttgcgcaagcatgagttagcctttggattagatggtagacttggtactcataacactcaactggaaattagactaaggccaggaactaaagaaatatctctaaccccttaccatgcttctccagctaaaAGAGAAGTCATTGACAAACAGATTGAAGAATGGCTTAAACTTGGAGTCATTGAGCCATCCAagagtgcttggggatttCCTGTCATAGTAGTCTATTGCAACAATAAACCCAGATTATGTGTGGATTATAGACGTCTCAATGAAGTAGCTGTACCAGATGAgtatcccttaccaaaaCAAACTGACATCTTGCATGCCTTGGAAGGATCTCAATGGCTTACTACCTTAGATGCGCTAGCTGGTTTCACTCAGCTAACCATTAAGGAAgaagacagagagaaacttgCTTTCAGATGCCACAacggccattggcaacctaccaaactactctttggatataggaatggaccagcagagttccagcgtgtcatgaataggatactttcaagatttctatggcaatttgccctagtatatattgatgacatagtgatctatagtgttgagtttgaagaccattgcaatcacttagatcaagtcttaggagctattgaagaagctgaaatcaccctatctccaaagaaatgtcacattggataccaatcactaCTATTGCTAGGACAGAAGGTATCAAGATTAGGTCTATCAACCCACAAGGAAAAAGTTGATGCTATCTTAGAGTTGGAACCCCCTAAAAATGTTCCTACCTTACAGACTTTCCTAGGAGTGATGACTTATTTCTCTAGCTATATTCCCTTCTACTCATGGATTGTAGCGCCTTTGTTCAAGCTtctcaagaaaggaacagcttggtcttgggaggaaaaggaacaacaagcgtttgaacttgctaaagaggcccttgcatctgctccagtaatggcttatcctattattggaaaaccatacagattatatacagatgcatgcgactatggccttggaggaatattacagcaagtccaatccatcaagataAAAGACCTAAAGGGGACaaaggcatacaagtacttaaggggggaatatgacaaaggaaacccagttcccagaatgacaattcctgcttccaagcagagagacaacgtgactgggggggatacatgggataagcaagactttgaagaaacaactgtacaagtggagcaagtcattgcttattggtcaaggattctaaaagaagcagaaagaaactactccccaacagagcgcaaagcattagccctcaaggaagcacttgtgaaatttcaggtatacttggaaggagctgaatttgttgctatcacagatcacgccgctctcacctggagcaagacttacaataatgtcaacagaagactcatgacatggggcttagtattctcagcctacccaggaatgcagattgtgcaccgcgcaggaagagtacatgacaatgcagatcctatctcaagacttaggaggagaACCCCATATCATACCAGCCCTCTGGCAGATCAATCGactccactcaagctcaatatggaggaagacccattaagaaacctctacaaggagataaatgaacgttttgaagagaaacttcttagagttgcaagcgcattcacccagagttacaaaattggaaatagccagaagcccatcaagaagtggatacccacaccggcagaagctatatcttatcaaacaactacctcatactctgtggaaatatcaataaactcagaagaaatcacaaggttcatagaagcatacaagaaggactcccATTTCAAGCAAGTgatggaagagttcaagtcgcaccacaatccactcaatccacccttccatcaataccagataggagataatggattgatctactttatagattcccaggaaaagtattggctatgtgtacctagggatctacaagtagatattttgaaggaaaatcatgataacctcaatcaaggagcacatgcTGGTTATGCTAAGACATATCATCAAATTGCTTCTGCttactattggcctaagatggctagaagcattcagaa aggattccttcaacctttacctattccacagcaaccctttgaagtagtatcaatggacttcatcatggatcttccactaagtaacaactacaacgctatcctagttattgtggacaaactaactaagtatggacatttcatcccatgtactactcagatagatgaagtacaaacagcgcaactgttccatgatcacatatggtgtcaCTATGGTTTACCTCGGCAAGTAATCACTGATAGAGATGCTAGATGGACAGGAGCCTTTTGGGGTCACTTAGTTAGTATGTTAAGAATTTGGCAAGCACTCACCACtgcacatcatcctcagagtgatggacaaacagaaataCTTAATCAAACTACAGAAGTGGCTATTAGAGTATTCACTAACCCAGCTAAGGACAATTGGAGTAAGCTTCTATCAGGATTTGCGCACTCATACAATACAagtgtgcatacatccacacaacAGACACCAGCCTTCCTACTCCGCAGATTCCAGCCTCTAACATCAGCCAACTTACTGGCTCTCACTTCTGAGAACATTCCAAgaccagcccaagaaagtcaaacagctgaAGAATTCAAAGAATCCATGGAATTAGCACAATCATTAGCTAAGGACGCTCTCAAAGTAGCTCAGAATTATCAACAGAAATACtataattctgacaagacacatgttacctttgagccaggagatttagtcttaatcaatccccattccttaaacttactcaaacatcagtcagggaaagggaataagctaaatatgcgttatgaaggaccatttgaagtcatggaaagcatatcaccagtagcatataggataagattacctgctagctatcgcatacacccaatcattaacatagcacacttggaatcttacaaggcatcacccccagagtttggaagccgacccactcagaatatacctagagaagacttccaacagatgcctgaatatgaggtggaaaggatagtagaagaaaggacaataaagaaaggcaacaagagAATTAGGCAGTACAAAATCtgttggcttgggtacagctcagaacatgatagatggaggacagagaaagaattaaggaatgctccagaagtaatcaaagaatggaagcgaacctctggctccactaTCCATCACAATcacaggaagaagaaggagttctaa